The following proteins come from a genomic window of Carassius auratus strain Wakin chromosome 18, ASM336829v1, whole genome shotgun sequence:
- the cd82b gene encoding CD82 molecule b has product MGKGCIAATKYFLFLFNLLFFIFGAVIMGFGLWVILDNQSFITVLQESSTTLKVGAYILIGIGSLSMLMGFVGCIGAIYEVRCLLGLFFTCLLLILIAQVTAAVLIYFQRDRLKHEMSTIVNTVLVNYTGHNKTSEHAWDYLQRTMKCCGWTGPSNWTENLLIKSQKNNSQILYPCSCRNDSISGTDIKERGLCEALSADWPVFTTGCVSSVEDWLLRNYGVILGVLIAIAVIELLGMMLSMCLCKSVQQEDYTKVPKY; this is encoded by the exons ATGGGGAAAGGATGCATTGCCGCCACCAAGTACTTCCTGTTCTTGTTCAACCTCCTCTTCTTT ATCTTTGGAGCTGTAATCATGGGCTTTGGACTATGGGTCATCCTGGATAACCAAAGTTTCATCACGGTTTTGC AGGAGTCATCCACAACGCTGAAAGTTGGCGCCTACATCCTGATTGGGATTGGATCTCTGTCAATGCTTATGGGCTTCGTTGGCTGCATTGGTGCCATTTATGAGGTCCGCTGCCTGCTTGGATTG TTCTTCACCtgcctcctcctcatcctcatcgcACAGGTGACGGCCGCAGTCCTCATCTACTTCCAGAGAGACCGG ctgaaacaCGAGATGTCCACTATTGTGAACACAGTTCTGGTGAACTACACCGGTCATAACAAGACATCGGAGCACGCCTGGGACTACCTCCAGAGAACG ATGAAGTGCTGTGGTTGGACTGGACCGTCTAACTGGACGGAGAATCTGCTGATAAAGAGTCAAAAGAACAATTCTCAGATTCTATATCCATGTTCCTGCAGAAATGATTCCATCAGTGGCACAGATATAAAAGAAAGAGGCCTGTGTGAAGCTTTGTCCGCTGATTGGCCGGTCTTCACTACG GGTTGTGTGTCTAGTGTGGAGGACTGGCTCCTAAGGAACTATGGAGTTATTCTGGGAGTCCTCATTGCCATCGCAGTGATTGAG CTTTTAGGGATGATGCTGTCCATGTGCCTCTGCAAAAGTGTCCAACAGGAGGATTACACCAAAGTACCCAAATACTGA